The genomic region AACCGATGTGCCTTCTAGCATTATGCAAGTAACTGTTTGCTGTTTAATTTACCATGTCTGCTGATAGTTTGCACATTCAAGCCAGAGGAAATTTTCTCAGCTAACTGTCCTCCTCTGCTTATGAGCCACTCATTTTTAGGTAAAGAGCGGCCTCTACTGGTTAAGGCaattgctgtgatttaaaaaaaaagaaaaggagcctGCCATGGATTACGTCACCACCCAAGCCAGTGCTCAACTACCTTAAACTACAGCACTAAACGAAagctgaataaaaactgtgtataAGCACTTATGCACACTGACCGCATGGCTCCATAAATTTCCACTGCAAAACAGCGTAAATATACAATGCATGCAGACACCTGCACCTAAAACGTAACGAGGGGCAGGATGCTTTTGTAACAAGCCATTTGTTATAGTCAGCGGTGGCAAAGTGCTCATGTGAGAATGGTCATGCttcaaaattaataaaatgtaaGTTCTCTAGATTCAAAGTGTGGCACCTTGGATCAGACTAAACACATCAGAACACATTacaatgtgttttatgtttaataagagaatttttgtttaattaaatgGGGTTTATCCTTTTTTTGGATGCTTTAATCATGCTGTGACGACAGAGACCAGTTCTCTGTGTAGATTCTGGGATGAGGAGCAAAGTCGGAGTGTAAGCTGGCATCTGGGCTGGAGTCCATCTCGGTATAGCACATCCACTTCAGTTTTTTCACCCTCCATCCCCCTCTGGCAGGCTGGGACTATCAACTAACAACAAAGCACAAACATACATATGTCCTGGAGAAATACCTTTGGGCATATCTAGAGAATGGACCTCCCAGCTCGTTATGCTGTATTTACTCTTATGTGGGTTCTTCTGATAGGAGGAGAATGGTTGAAGCAATACAAAGGTACCGCGTGTGGATGGCCCAGAAATAAATCTGCCTCTATGCTCCATGATTTAGAACCTAGAAGCAACCCAAATGGTGCTGCTTTATCACTTTGCCAATTTTCAGAATTTACATAATGATAATTAACATTTTCTatgtcatttcattttattaacagAATTAAACCAAGACTTCAACTTGTTACAGGGAATCAGTTTTACTTATAAATAGCTATAAACTCAAGATAGTGAGATGCATCCTAAAAACATCTGGAAGCAACTTTTTTAagctcttttttaaactttgatttTTAGCTTAACTCTGACACCAAAcgtattaaaaaagaaaaaaaataagaaagaaaaacaatcattacaaaaatgTAACTTGAAACATGTGCAGGTTCTGTTGGGTCACGATCAATAAagtctaatttctttagttttagATTAACAGAAAAACTCACAGAAGAGCAATTGTTGCATACAGATGATCACAAATTGCATAGTCGGGATAGTCAGAGAACAAAGTAACGCTTTATTTTACAGCCTGGTTTTACACATACAGTACTATTGTAGAAATCTCTAAGAAGACATGAGTCATCAGGTACTCGCCATTGCAAAATTTGCATTTTATAGGCTGTAAAATTAAGCTTTAGCAATTAGTATCATTGCAAATGTATAATCAGACATTGTAGACAGCACTACATAAAAATTAAACAGACTTTTCAGTGATTTCCCCCACCCCCATCCCACAACAAgaaatgaaacatgaaaaacacatacattttgaatatagatttttttcacCCTCATGGGTAAATtaaatttattctttttttttataatttgtcAAATGtacataaattatatttaatgcaTCAAAAACCAAATGAGCAAATCAAATaacctcatttttttttaaataaaaagaggtAACAGAAAAGAGAACAACATTCTTTGTTGAGATCATTTTTAAACAAGTATTGGTCAGGCATTTCATTAACCTGGGAAAGCAAAGTGCTACACACAACAACCACTGAAGACAGTTCACCATACACCTTAATGAGGATTGGACTGAAGCACCTTTTCTTAGCTTAAAGCTAAAATGGAGATtccagggatttttttttcttctttttaaattttccttttcacaaaaaaacaaaagaaaaaacaaaacaaagaaacaaaaaaaaaaaaacctccattGTATGTTTACAGTCTACCTTGAACAAACCATTAGCCAAGTTTACCCTTTTCCTTGAGAGGGGCATACTTGCAGGGACAATGTTCGATTTCAAGTTAAAGTAAGTACGTGAACTGCTTGACTCAACAGGCTGCTAAGACCTTGGTTTACTATATTTTCCTCCAGGATGGAGCTTTGTGTGCAAATAAAGGCATACAATTCCTTCATGAGAAATAAACATGGAATTCAGCCATATGCTTTCAAATAGTAATCATATATTTAATTGATATACATATATTGCCACCATTGGCACATATGATATTGCACACAGTGATGAAATGttgcacagaaagaaaaaaaaaacaaaacgatatTTTTGTGGGCAAAAACATTCCAAAATTACAAATAATGTGGAATAATGCTGAAAAGGTAAAactacataaaaacaaacaaaaaacaaacaaacaaaaccccccacaaaacaaaacaagacatgcTTGCTACTCCCCATTAATTGAGCAACTTACAACTTACACATAACTAACCCAAGCCATGAAACAAGCATTTTAAGGGGTGGGGTGGGGCTTTCCCGTAACAACGGATACCATTTCAGGCCACTACTGATGTTCCCAATCAGCCCCTGCTCTCCCTGCTAATGCATATGGCTGGTGAAGAGCCATCTCTTCTGCATCGTCTTGCATCTAGGTGACCACCCCCTTCCATGTTTACATGTAGGCCGATACCTGGATGGCTAGGGAATGGGGATGGCAATaaagtcggggggggggggggggggggctgaaaGGTAGCAGAAAAAAGTTAAGAATTCTGCTCCTATTTTTCTAAAGAGTTTGTAACAAACACTTTTAGCACCACGAGTCGTGCGCTAGCACACAAGGGGGCTGAGACAcaagaaatagaagaaaaaggagttttgaaaaaaagaagaagaagaaaacaaaaagaagccaTAACTGCGATCCAAAGCACCAGGCCAGCGTGTAAGCATGCGGAGTGTGTAAGGCACCAGGTTGTTTATATGCTGAAGAGGATGCTCCCAATCAGGTATCATTTAGGCTATACCAAAGGCTCCAAAAATAGGTGGTCAAGGACAGTCTAGTTTGCTGGTTTCCAGTCAATCTAAACATGGGAGCAATCATTTAATTCAATGCTGAGGTAAATCTGACAGTATCTGATTGTTGCCAGTTTCTCTGGAGTTTACTGACAGAGTTTATAAAACTGCTATCACACATCTATGAGATGCGACTGAACTGGATTAGAACCAGTTGTTTTCCGTGTGGCAGCCCAAATATTTACAATTAGACCAGAACAGAATCTCATCACCCCAGGTGGGTATTTGGGCTTACAAATCTAAAGCAGAGCTATGAGAATGTATCCAAAGTAGCCCCACACTGAACTTCACACCCTCAGATCTTAAAACGCAAGAAAGGAATGTGCACATCCAATGACATAACAGACATTCACCAACAGGTGAACCAGGCCGTCTTCACCTCGGCTAAGCCAGGCAAGCGCCTCAGTGGCCGTCCTCATAGTGTGATGGTGACATTTCGATTACTGTTCACAAGGTCGCTGCTTTTACAATCATGCTTTGAAACAACTTCCACTAGAACTACACCGAGCCTTTTGGATggtaatcccccccccccagtccTCGAACTTGAGATTCATACAACATAGGCAGATAAAGATACGTATGGAAGGGTCTTTGAGCCAATATTTTGGGAGACCAACGAAATCGTAGTGCAGATAAACATGCAGCAACAGCACTCCTTGGCACCATTTAGACTTTTATGACTAAACAAGATCACAAAAAGTTTGTTTCATATGTACTAACCGATTGCGCTCTTCCAGTTTTTACTATGCCAATCAACACAGTATATTCAGGGTCTTTTGCCTTGTTAAATAATCTGCAGTTCAGGCCATTTGCTACATGTTGTCTCTGCATTTCCTCTATCAAATACACATTTAGTACCTTTAAACTGAACACATTGCATTAACAACGAGACACAAAGGTAGTCTATTATATATCCATCTGCATGGCAACAATTTCAACTGAAACAAAAGTTACAATATTAATATATCTTTGAATGCCTCTGGCAAATGTCAAGATCCAATGACCAGTTCCTTATATGCAATGCATATTGCACAATAAATAGAGCACTTATTTCATTTCATGAAAATGCCTACACgttcctttgttttgttttgtttttaatatatatatatatatatgtactgcATGAAATCTTATCAGTTTCCGAAGCAGGCCTAGCCCTCATATGATTTATGTGTAAACACCTCTCTACTCACAGGTAAAGGTAAATAGGATGGCAAGTACATGTGACAACCTTTTACAAAGTTTTGGAATTTTGgtctaaaaattaaaacatctgATTTGTGCTGAAGTCATTTAACTCACATGAGAAGGAAACTTTTTTGTCTCTCCTTTGAACTCGGCAATAATTCAATTTGAACAttgcaaacacttttttttcctctcctctttacAATAGCTTTAACTGGTACAAAAGTTTTCTGTTAATAAGGGAAATAAACAGTTCAATATCGTTTGTCAAGTAGGAAACAATGTTCAAATATAATGTTATTACTTTGTTTAGCAGCCTGTTACTGTATTAATGGTGGTTAAGTGGGGTAACATCCAGCGATGAGTGACAACATGTCATAACTGTCAGGTCGTGGAGGTTTCTTATATTGTGGGTGATGCTCCCTTGGTTAAACCAATACAGTTAAATCTTTAGATTTCTTTCATTATACAGtagagtgttttctttttaattataattCTCTTGTTATTTTCATTACTCTGGcatgtttttcctctctctctctcttttttctttttttgtttgctgtctATATCAATCCTCGTCTCCATCGTCCTGCTGCATCTCCTCTTGTTGCTGCAGCTCGCATGCCCTTTTCTCCCGCTGTTTCTCCTGGATCTTCTTCATCTCCTCGGCATATTTACAGAAAGTATTCCCAAATTTGGACCACACTTTGTAGGGCACTGTAATTGAGTTGCGGTACGTTGGCTTCACCTCGCTTACCCTCATAAACACACCGTACTTATTGGATCCGACGTCGAAGAAAAACCGTTTGTTGTCCACAGTCAACGATGACCCTTCGGGCAACTCTGCAGGTTCGTCCTCTACACCATAATCGTCAATAAGTTTAGCCAAAGCGTCACGAAACTCAATAAGTCCCTGGGCAGGCAGAGCAATCGTCTGGCCTTGCGTGAATCCCAAACCGGGCCCCCGGTTAACGGTCTGTCGAATCCTCAGAAACCGTCCCCGCTGGTTCTCTTTCAGATCCATATAGTATTTCCGATTTTCTCGGACCAAGAACTCGCTTTTGAGGGCTCGCCTGGGCTCGTCTTGTACCATCCCCGGGTTGCTCGGACCCAGCTGGGCATAATGTTCGATGAAGTCCCCCAAGTAGTCACGGAACTCAACCGCCACGGACATGGAGAGAGTGAGGCGGCTCTTGTTTCCACCGGCCCCGACTTCTGCTATCTTTAAGAAGCGGCCTTTCGCATTCTGCTTAACGTCCAAATAGAAACGTTTGTTTTGGATGTCAACCCTCTTCGATGCCAGCTCTTGGGTCTCATGCTGGAGCCCGGAGGCCGAGCCCGCCCCTCCTGTCGCTAGGTGCATGGAACCGAAGCCTGGGCCCGTAGCTGCTCCTCCCTGCTCACTTCCACTGTCTCTGTCCGCCATGATGCTGCCTGCCTGCCTTCTCCCTCTGTCTGCTGCACAGCCACAGCGAGCCGGAGCTCTCGCGAGATCTACACAAgagtataaaaaaataaaacgagAAGGGCGCTTAACGCAGAGCGATTGCCATGTGTTTTAATGCCCTTTATGCCACACCGCACGACTAATGTCATAAGCTGTCACTAACATTGAAAGCGAAACCTACGGTTGTTGGAGGAAATGCGTCTACCAGCCCACTTAAGTTTCATTTCGTCTGTACAACTCCCGAAAAGCCAGGTGCTTTTCCAACCTGGAAAGACCCAAGCTTGCCCTCAAGTTTTTATCTAAGAAAATAGCCTTCTAATGCATCACCGACTTCACATCACAAGTGTATCTGTTTACGTGGGATGTGCTAACGAGTTTACAGATCACCGTTTGCTCTCAAAGAGTTGaagaattaaatttttttttttgatttacaAGTCACAAGAAAATTGGTCTATACATATTATTTAACAGGACCACATCAGcagcaatacaaataatagCAGGACTGATAAAACGAATAGCTTGTAACGAATAATTAGTTTTCACTCTAGGCGACAGTCAATTATTACATAATTTATAATACGTCTTACCTTTTATACATTGTATTGGATTTCTAGGCTATACTAAACACTGATATCAGCATTAGAAttagaaaggaaggaaggaagtttAGTTTAAAATATATGCTATGTATAgctaataatacaaataaaaaaaattatatatattaatttttaGTTTCCGATTCCCGTTTTATTTTATGAATGAGCAGTTTTGTTCTATAACGCCAAATCATGTCAGAAAGGGAAAGAGAGCCGCCATGTTAACTGTGTGGGAATAATATGAGCAGAGGTGGGTCTCACACAACATTGTTTCAGCAACTCAGCTAAGTTTCCCCACCCTAGAGGCTACTTACCTCTGCTTAGATAAAAGACGGAACAACTAGGCTAGCTTTAATACCACCAGTCATTCCTCAGTTTGAAATCTGTAAAggtgcaaatttttttttacaaaggttACATTTTTTATGTAGCAAAACATCCAATGAGCGTGCTCGGTATGCCTACGGGACATGCAAAACAGCTGCCAACATCAAGGCTAACACACACAGAAGGCGTGAAAGTGTAGCAACCCCTCCTGTAGCTTACGTTCATGAAAGAAAGGTGCTGTTTCTAAACTCTGACTTTGTGGCGACTATTTCTAAGGTAATCTTACCCACTTATTCACGCCTTAAGATAGAATTGTGTCACCCAGGTGTCCGAGCAAGGTCTGAACGCTGTCTCAGCGGAGCCCCCTGCAGCTCGCAGGCCTGCCTCATTAGTACTCGGGCCTCCTTCTCTTCAGCTATTCAGCGGCGGCAATGTCTGCTCCGGGTCAaagctctttctttcattttattttttttacttgcgCAAATGTGAAATTTGATGGGCAGACCTGGGCTATGATAGTTCAGCTCATTTGCTCTGGTAATATTTTGCGCATTTCAAGTAAAGCCACTGCATGGATTGATAATGGGAAAAGATCAAGGCATGCCCATCTGGGCCTACACAGATTATTACTGACTAGACCATGACGATCTTAGAGCATAAAAATAAGTAGTAATAAAgccccaaataaataaataataaacccaTCTTAACTTAAATTCtgcccaaaaaataaaatacaataatcaATGCTGgcgatacttttttttttttttttttacacgaaGGACCTTTTTTTTAGTCTTACTTCCGATTTACCTGGAAAacgattttgtttttttgttttgttttttaaaaaaagagtgccAAGACCTTTCACTCGAGGCATCTATGAGCCTGTATAGGgtatctgtattttttatttagcatAAATCTTCTGCCCTTCTTCCGCCTTTTCTAATTCCTTTTTCATATTTACTTCAAACTACTTTAGATTGCCTCCAAATCATTTTTACGACCAAAGATAAACAGCGCAAAtaggttttaaatgtaaaaatcgcTCAAATAGTGATTCCGGAGTTTTATTCAAGCGCACTACAAAGAGTTAGTAGGCCTATTattacaagaaaataaaatttagtaTTCAGTCAGTGACTGTGAGACAGCTGTCCTAGGCCTCGTCTATATGATTACACTGCAGAAAGCCCAGAATTTAAAACATAATTGTTTCCCCCGCCGCTCATTCTTGCAGACTCGTTTATGTGTCGCTGCCGAGTCCAAATAAGGGAAAATGGTAAGATGTTTAACTGTGGGTATCCTTTAGGCACTATTCGTTCTTCACTTCACAAACAAGACCGAGAATTGAACCTCAAACTTTTATTTAGAATAGAAAATATCAACTGCATTGATGGAAACGTTGAGATACGTGATTAATTTCCCTCTCAAAGTTGACCTTTCTTCTCTACCTTTCCACAAGACTGTTAGGCCTGACTGAAGCCAGTCATACAAACAAACCCAACGcagaaacttaaaaataaagtaaaataaaataaaaataaacatgtatgCATCTTGACTTATAGATACTACTTGATTTCTCAGGCGTTAAATATTAAAGCAGTAATTTGAAAtgctttacatttaaaatgctgtATGCATTCTGTATGTTTATAGTAATCATTTCAAATGcttattgtttaaaaaagaaaattccgggctgtgaaaaaaatattgggtaatttaaaaagttacaaatattaaaaattataatttatttaaacaaataatgaataataaaatgtgAAGCAGGAGGACGCTGAAATATCCGGACGATGCTAAGAGAGAAGTCGCGTTCAAGAAAATTATTCCCTCTAAAATTCCCTGAAGAAGAATTTAGGTCGCTCTTCTACTCTGTCCATCAATAGTGTAAATCAGAGCTGCAGGTGAGGAGACAGAAGCATGTGGGCCTTAAGAGGAAACAATACACTTGACtaattttctccttcttttaaaCGTTCTCTTAATCTTTACCcaccttttatattttttatacacATAAACATTCAAATATGACCTATTCTGCGCCTCAAAGGGTGATTCATTCCCCAGTAATTCCcactttgattaaaaaataaatgaataaattgtgaTTAAAAACCTAACAACTGCGCGAGGATTAAACCAATGACAATTTTAGAGTCTAAACGTGTATGACTGTGATGTTCAGCGTGAGGTTGGCCTGTTGGTTttctatgcaaaaaaaaatcaactaagTTTGTCCGCACCTGCTCGCAGTGAACCTCTCTCATTATTTCATTGCCACTCCCCAGGAAACTCTGAGTACAAGCTTGTATTCTTTTCATTAAGTGTTTCTGCTGAAGAGAAGTCAACtctatgctgtttttttttttttaaatgatgtgccctttctttttattgttagtTTTTCTAAATAGATGAGTCCAATAAACACCGCTGTGGATGCACGCGAAATGGGTAAGTCATTCCTATTGCACTGAATGAAGGAACAGCACTGCAAACTTACAGGCCTCGTTTGTGAATAATGTGTCGGATTTAAAATGGCCTTACCTCTCTGGGCCTCAGATTGCAATGGAACCACTCATTTAGAATTTCATCAGACTTTCTAATCAAAGCGTTTACTGTGACAAGCTCATCTTTGTCTGTACAAAGTTACACCTAAAACACTATATACGCCTCTATATACGCAGATTTATGAAGACCCACTAGACAGATGAATAACTTATCAGTTAAGCAATAAATTCATCACCAGTCGGTACTTGGCCTATTTTCTTTCTGACAATTTTAAATTATGGACGTGGATCATACATGCAGGTCTTTTTCGGATCCCGAGATCGCATCCAACGCAGTTTTCAGCCTCAGAAAGTGTTGTCGCAGTTGGTAAAAGACAGCCGCTGTGATCACCTCCCAAAGTTTCTCCCTACATCCCAGCATAGGTGGCATCGCTCCAAATGcagctccattttttttttttcatttttcgtTTTTTGTATCAGATCAGACAGATCGGTCGTACAGTGAAGTATTCATGCTTCTGTAAACTCTCCTAAGCAATGTCATATGCTTGGCTGCACGTCAGGACACTTACAGCACAGCAACAATGCGAATGACTTGTAAATAAAGCGTCATTCCACCGAGCGAGACTCCATAACCTACCTTTACCCCGCTCAGTCTGCAGGCGCAGCGCCTTAAAACCTCGACGGCCTGCCGCAGATGGCGAGACGAGGCAAAAGACACATGTGAATGCGCTCGGACTCCTGCGTGACAGCGACACGGACTGCTCCTGCTTGCTTcacaagatggacaagaaacCGAGAGTCGTGGCACGAAGAGCGACACACGCACAATTCAACGCCACTGCACGTTGCATGATGTCAACACGCAAATGTTGGAAACTCGGTTCAAGGGCGCCACTTCTCGGCGACACTGGGGAATTACAGTATTGTCTTTTTGACTGTAACAGGTATAGGGCAACATTTCTGGGAACTGTAATGCAGGGTAGCGTCTAAAGAAGTGAAATCCGAGCGTAGTTTTTGCGTTAATGTTGTGAACTTGTGTGTCCCACTTTGCCAGtggcaaaatgaatgaatgaatgatctccaaaagttgattctgttcatctggacgcagcgttttcagtgggagaaactttTAATCACTCTAATTATTGGTTTTCCTATCAAAAATATATTCAAAAACATATGACCCCTGTACAAAGTCCTATGTCCTGGCTCTTTGAGCAGCCACTGAAAAACTAAAGTGACTATTTATAGTAATTCCCAGCCAAGAATTGATAAAGTAGCTCTGATCTTAAAGGGGAAATCCATTACCTATTATGTGATTGCTCCTTAAATGCTTGTTCCACCAATTCCTACATCATCGCATCTATCCCGCACTGGTCTGCAGAGTGCTGTTTAAAAATCGCATTCTCAATTATAGGTGCTGACAGGAGGACTTTAGTCCACACAGTAATGTCTTGTCTATTGTGAGCGTGTTTGACATTAACACTCTATAGGTCTAATTCAAATTTCAGCACCACGGAGAGCAGCCAGGTCTGTTTCAAGCTGGCAGGTGGTGCACGCAAGTAACTCCATTGTGCTATTATAAGTTACAGTATGGTTTTGAGAGTCTTTGGCTTCCTGGTTTTAGATTGATTTATTATAGAATTTATACCCTGACCTTTTTACCTTTTAAAGGTTATTTCACTTAATCTTGTGCACCTTTCATTTGAGCCAAATTCAAATCTAGCACCCTGCTGTGTCGCTTGTTTGATGAACATCAGCAGTTAGGGTATGTTACTGTCTCTCAACTACTCTCTGGTCAGCAGATGTCGCTCTTTGTGATGCAGTTACTTGAACATCATGTATCCGCATTCAGGCTAAAACCAAACCATTATAAATTTCAACTTTAGTTATATTTGGTATGACGATAATCAGTATTCCTATGTTAATTTGTGTAGTTATGTAACGTGACGTTTGTCAAAGTGCTCTGTCAGAACTACCCTGAATGAACacgtttaaatatatatttaaaaaacaacaacactttaACAAATAGTTCATCTGCGGTTTGGACCCCGGTGTTGCAGCTCTATAGATTTAATGCGGTCTTCTTTCAACagcgttttttttcttcttcttctttttctttctttttcttcttcttcttcttttttttagaggCAGAGCAGTGAATGTGACCTGAATGCAGGGCATGACTTAATGGGATGAGACGCAAAACTCATTCAAAACAGTCTCTTGAAGACTCCGAAATGCTTTCGCAGCCTTAGTCATCGCAGCCATATGATTTCTCTGGGCTCAGCGGGTTTCCGTGTGAACCTGTTTCGGTCTTTGGAGCGATGCCTTGGCTACAGTGAAATGCGATTTTGAGGAGGGACAGTCATGGATTTTGGATTTCGTTTGTTTCGTTATAACGTGAGGTCGACACCGATAAAAGACCATGGAGTGATCGGCACACAGTAGCGGGGTTTGGGGAGTGAGGAGAACGACCCTTCGGTGCGTCGGTTGCCCGTGTCAGAGCTCCAGTTCtgcgttttttttctgttgaggGAGCCTCTTGGCAATCGGCATTATTTTCTGTCCGTCTGTGGCTCGTAGGGGAGGCGGAGAGAGAGCCGCGGTGGAAGGCGGCGTATTAGCGCTATAGCTGCCGAGCAGAAAtaattgctttattttaatttaattttttttcttttcttttcttttctttcttcttttttgaagGGGTGGGGGGAA from Astatotilapia calliptera chromosome 10, fAstCal1.2, whole genome shotgun sequence harbors:
- the puraa gene encoding purine-rich element binding protein Aa, which encodes MADRDSGSEQGGAATGPGFGSMHLATGGAGSASGLQHETQELASKRVDIQNKRFYLDVKQNAKGRFLKIAEVGAGGNKSRLTLSMSVAVEFRDYLGDFIEHYAQLGPSNPGMVQDEPRRALKSEFLVRENRKYYMDLKENQRGRFLRIRQTVNRGPGLGFTQGQTIALPAQGLIEFRDALAKLIDDYGVEDEPAELPEGSSLTVDNKRFFFDVGSNKYGVFMRVSEVKPTYRNSITVPYKVWSKFGNTFCKYAEEMKKIQEKQREKRACELQQQEEMQQDDGDED